The sequence below is a genomic window from Komagataeibacter sp. FNDCR2.
GCGGCTGCGGCGCTTGCTTCGAGCATGCGCACAAATACGACAGAAATTACACATGCGGCCCATCGTGCCACCCAGCCCGAAAACGTGGCGAGCAATGGCCTGAACATCGCCTCCAGAAGCATAGACGGCTCCAAATCATCCATGCAGTTCGATGCGACGGGACAGATCATTCCCACCGGGAATTCGGAGAAAAAAGGCTCCGCCACGCAAAGCCTCGTCAACCTGCTTGCCTGAACACGATCCGGCCGCGATGAAGGCGGTTGCATTGTGCCCCTCATCCAGCCCGGCACTTCATGGGACCAACATTGAAAGCCTGCGGAACATATCAGGATGCCATGCGCTTGCGCCCGATCATTTCACGACGCGATAGGGTGGCCACCGCATCCTTTCCTCAGGACTGACCATACGTGTTTTCCAGCAGATCCTCAGGCGTGAGACGCTATATCGCGCTTCCGGTCATCATGCTTCTATCCTGTTCAGCCATCACGCCCGTCGTGGCGGCGGGGCAGCATGCACGGCCGCAGCCGCATGGGAAGCATCAGGGCAGGACAGGCAAACCGCCTGAGCCGACCCAGCCCGTTTCCGCGCCCGTTACCCAGACTGCAAATCCGCCCCAAAACACCAATCTCCCGGCCGGGATGCTGCCCACCGGGCTTCCGGCTTCATGGCAGGCCACGGTTCTGGATACCCTCGTGTCGCCCCCGCCCCCCGCGCCGGCAACCGGCGGCGCCACAACCACTCCACCCGCGACCGCGCAGAAGGCGCCCGCGTCCACTGCGGCCCAGCCCCCCACTTCTGTCGCGGCGGGACCGGACCAGAGCGCGCCCTCCACCAGCCGCATCCTGATCCCGCTCCCGCCCGACATGGGGATCGCGGGGTTCCAGAGTGGCAACAGTTTTGTCATTGTCGTGGACAATGCCGAACCCATGGATACCAGCGCCCTGCGCGGTGATGGCGTTTTCTCGACACTCACGGTCAGTACGCTGCCTGATGCAACACTCATCCAGGTTCGTCTGCCCGATAACCGCCAGTTCTACCTGTCGCAGCAGGCCGAAGGCTGGGTGCTGGGCGACCAGCTTCCACCGGGGAACGATTACGGAGACAGGCGCGTCATCAACCCCCGGCCAACCAGCGATGGGCTGCTGTACCCGATGCGCCATCCGGGGCGTGTCCTCTCGATCAAGGATCCGGCTTCCGGCGTCCCCCTGCTTGTCGGCACATCCGCGACGGATGATGGCGGCATCCTCTCCCCCCGCAAGGGAGACGGGTACGATGTATGGCCCACGACGGAAGGTGTCGTCATTGCCGTCAAATCTCCCGACATAGGCATGCGGGCGACATCCGAGGGCGCTCTGCTGAGCAATTCCGGCAAGGCCATTTCCGATAACGGAGCGGCCGTCTATGCCAGCGATGTTGACCTGAAATGGCTCGGGCTGCGGAACCTGACGGACCAGGCCCTGGAAAAACGTTTTCATAACGCAATCATAGCGGCCGCGGATTCAGAGCCCGCGCAGCATTTCGCCCGCCGTCTCGAAGCCGCGCAGGCGGCGTTCAGTCTCGGGAGTTTCGTGGAAGCACGCGGGATCCTGACCGTCGCCCTTGAGGACGATCCCGAAGAAATTTCACGGCCTGATGTCAAATTCCTGCTCGCCGCGTCCGAACTGCTAAGCGGCAACACGGATGGCGCCTCCCTGCTCAAGGGACCATGGCCGGACAACCAGCAGCGCGCGACACAGGTATGGCGTGGGCTCTATTTCATCGCCACAGGTGGGCATGACGCGGAAGCGGCCCATCTGCTGGCGCGCGATTTCACCCGGCTGAAGAATTATCCCCTACCCGTAAGCGAGACGATCCTTCCCACCGTCGCCGAGGAGATCGGGCGCTACGGATCGGAAGAGGATCTGACGGCGTTAAATGAGATGCCGTCCGGCTCTCCTTACCAGCTTGCGACGGCATTTCGCGAATTGCGCATGGGCAAACGTGATCTTGCGCATACGGCTTTCCACAAGCTGGCGACGGACAAAAACCCGCTCGTTGCCGAAAAGGCGCTTGAGCAGGTTACCTCGCTCGACCTGGCGGATGGCAGCATTTCGCCCGCCGCCGCGGCCAATGCGCTTGATTCCATCATCCCCGATGCACGTCTGGCAGGCCGGGAGGCGACCGTACGCCTGCTTCAGGCCGATGCCTACCTGCAGGCAGGTGGATGGAGCGACGCCCTTGCCGCCATCGACCGCGCGCAAACGGCCTATCCGCCGGCATTGGGCAGTGTGGCCACGCCGCTTCTTTTCCAGACCCTGGCCAAGATAGCCAGCGCCGGGGCGAAGGAAACGGATAAGGATAATCTCCTGCATGATGCCGCCATGCTGAGGCCGCATGTGCCCGAATTGCCACCGGGGACACAAAAGGCTGAAATCCTGCTCGCCTACGGAAAGATGCTGCTTTCACTCGGATTGCCTGATGAGGCCGCCCAGGCCTTCTCCGATGCGATCCCGATGCTTGATTCCCCGCCCCTGCGCGCCCTTGCCGGAGAAGGGCTGGCCAATGCCGACCTCGAACGCAGGCAGCCACAGGACGCGACAGAGGCACTGGAAAGAACGGATGATCCTACGCTTTCCGATGATATAAAAGGGGACAGACGCAGGCTACAGGCCCGGATCGCCCTGACGAATGGAAATCAGGCCGCGACGCTTTCCCTCCTCAAGGGGGATACGAATGTGGCCTCTCTCGACATGAGCGCCCGTATCTATGAAGGCGAGGGTCAATGGGGTGCCGCGACAAACGAAGTGCGCAGGATGGTGGAAACCGAAATCCCGCAACAGGGCGTGCTGACAAAGGCGCAGCAGGCCCTGGCCCTGCGGCTGGCGTCGGACGCCACCCAGGCGGATGACCTTTCCACGCTGGACTGGATCGCCAACCGGATTGGCAACCGGCAGATGGATGATAGTGGGCCGGTATTCAATCTTCTGACGAAACGTGACGGTGAACCGCTCAAGGTGACATCGAATTCAGAATTTCAATAAGAAGCTGTCAGAAGGTGTTTCCCCGGCAGTCCTTTCATGCCGGTCCTTCCCGACATCGGCGGCAGATCAATACCCCGGAATAAAGTATTTCCACCCGGACAGATGGGGCATGTTCTGCGCCAGCAGGGTAAGCGCCAGACTAAGCGCGAATGAAGGGCCCATGGGTTGAACCCAGGCGCTATCGGGTCCGTGGAGATAGACTGGCCGTGTCGCCTGAATCCGGAAATGGCGCATGGCGATACAGAACAGCCAGTGCAGGAACGCGGTGATAAGGAGAAAGGTCGATATGTTCTCGATCCCTACCCACGCGCCACAGGCGGCTGCCATGGTGATGTCTCCCCCCGATAAAAAATTGGCCCGCAGGGAGATGGAAATGAATGCAAGCGCAAGCGACATCACCACCCATGCGGCTGTCGCCCCAAGAATGGCCCCATTCGGGTTGCCCCGCATCATGCTGACCACCAGCCCCGTCAGAAGCATGGGAATCAGGATATAATTGGGCAGCCAGCCTTCCCTGCGGTCCAGAAGGGCCGCCAGACAGGCGAAATTGAGCGCAATAATATCAGCCAAGGCCGCAAGCGGGGGCATGGAGGCCAGAAGGGCAATGGCAAGGGACGCGGTAAGAAGGCTACCCGCCGTTATTTCCCGCGTCCACTGGGGCACCACGGCAGTCGGCCTGCCCCGTATTCCACCAATAACCGGGAGCCAACGCAACAGGGTCCGATAAAGCAGTATCGATACCGGAAACCAGATCGCCACACCGATACCGGCAACAGACACCCCGCTATCGCGCGCCAGAATACTCCATATGATCATGACCACCATCGCCGCGGCAGTCAGGAGCTTATCGCCCATATTGGATCGCCAGTCCCCATTACCGCTCATGCTGATGAGCTGTGTCAGTTGCGAATATGATTAGCCATAACGTCGGGATGGCTGAAAGTCATGGCTTGATGGCGATGAATTTGACGATAGTCTTGCGTCTTTCAGGAAACTATGGCTATCAGATCAATTGGTCGCTACCTTGGCGACAGGGTCAGCATGTTGTGCCGATGCCATCGCGGGCATCAGATTGGAACGGAAAAGGAGCCGACATCGTATGCTGGAAGCATTGTCATCCGCTGCGGGATCAGCCCATGGTGGAACGGATCTGTTCAATCTGGCCGAACGCAGGCTGAGCTGGCTCGAAAGCCGTGAATCCACGCTTGCCGGCAATGTCGCCAATGCCAACACGCCCGGCTATGTGCCAAAGGACAGCGCCCCGTTCCAGGGCGTCCTGCAGACACAGATGACCATGATGCTTGCCCAGACTGAACCGGGACATATGGCCGGACATGTGGAAGGCACCAGGTCGAGCCGCTCCGATGGCAGCACGTCGCCTGACAAGAATGAGGTCACGCTTGAGGACGAGCTTGAAAAGATAGCTTCCACCAACGACGATCAGCTTTTCGCAACGACGGTGTACACGCGTTACATGTCGATGTTCTCGACGGCGCTGGGAACGTCCTCTTAATAGCGGGAGCGGAATATGGACTTCTCAAATACCCTGGAAGTATCCGCCGATGGCATGCGCGCGCAGTCGGAGCGGCTGCGTATTGCAGCAGAGAACCTTGCCAATAAGGACACGACCGGCTCAACCCCCGGAGCCGACCCGTATCGACGCAAAACGGTTACATTCAAGGAAAGCCTGGACCACGCAAGCGGTACCTCCACCGTGAAGATCAAGGAAATCGGGCACGATAACACCCCCTTTGAAACCCGGTATGACCCCTCGCATCCGGCCGCGGATTCAAAAGGCTACGTCAAGGTATCGAATGTGAATTCGATGATGGAAATCATGGATACCCATGAAGCCCAGCATTCATATGAAGCCAACCTCAATACCCTGCAGATCACCCGCACCATGATGACGCGCACCATCAACCTCATGAAATAAAAGGGAAGTTCACCCGCTCCCTTATTCACAATACCCGTATGGCAGGTTTCAGGGCCGCATGAAGCATGCCAGCGGCAGAGATGCTATTCTTGTATCTTTTTGATACCATCAAAAACTATTCTTCCAGCATTTATTGTCATAATATTGCATTAATGATTTAGCGCAGGGCTGGTCATGATTGTCGGTCAGGTATAAAATACCCGTCGCGTGTAACACGGTATTCCATAACGGACGGCAAATGGTGCGATGATGATTCACCCCGCGATGAAAGCTTATCAGAGCATTGCGCAGTTTTCCCTAACGGGACGCGAAGCCGACGCAGCATGTTTTAGAATGCTGATCGATGAGCTTGAGGCGGCGGCTTCAAGTCCAGACCAGAATGTGCGCAGAAAAGCTCTCTCCAAGCATCAGAACCTATGGTCGATGATCATGAAGGCGAATACCCTGGATACAGGCGTTGTATCCTTGGAGGATCGCGAGCTTTTCGTTGCCCTGGCGGATAAAGCCCAGAAATACGGTATTCTGGCTACCCTGCACCCGCAACTCTCCCTTTCCCCCCTTATCCAGATTGCACAGGATATTCTTGAAGGTCTGGAATCCGCTCCTGCCGAGAGTGAACCGGTATTTGGCACAGACACCATGTTTTAGGTGCCAGATCAGGGATGACCATCCCTGATCGTTATTGCCAGAGCGTAGTCGCTGCATGATGAATCCATGAATTGATGGTTCTGTCAGGTTACCCAACGAGCGGACCTGAAAAAGGATTAATCAGTTCTCCCACCGAGTGATTTGGTGATGACTGCAGGATTCAGCCTTGGTTGGGCTCAACACTGCATGCAATGGGTATAATGTTCTTTTTATGTTCGCGAATCTCCATGTGAAATTATCCTGCCTACTGGACCACAATCTTATAACAACCTATTCCAGATAAACGGTCTCCATTAATCCGGGACGCTCACAACGGTTCACCTCGTCGATAGAGAAGGCTATTCCCACCATTATGAAAGTTGCATTTCTTTACATTGCAGAAGCCTACCAATGCTATCATGGTGCATCAATAGCATCTGAACTGTCCCATTATCCGGATATTGAGATTGTAATATACTACAATGATCCAGCCTGTTTGCCTCATTTGAAAGCTCTCGAGCGAGGAGCGAATACAAGAAATATAAAATATAAAAGATTGCGTAGATCCCCTTTTATTACTATCGCACAATCTATAAAAAAAGCTGGGCTTCTTAAGCCCCATATTATGAAATATAATGCTGAGGAACTGAACCAATACGATGCCATAGTTGCTGTTGAATATACGGCGGCATGGCTGCGTGATTTTGGTGTTACGCATCCCAAGCTCATCTTAAACCCACATGGCTTTGGTGATCGCAAGAATCCAACGGATGCACTCATGCCAGATTTCGATCTGGTTCTCGTTGCTGGACAACGGATGGCTGCTGATTTCCTGAAGCGCAAACTCATACGACCTGATGGCTATGCCGTTACAGGTTACGTAAAATATGACATGTGCGAGGGGTGGCACGATCAGCGCAAGTCATTATTTCCCAACAAAAAGCCTATTGTCATATACAATCCACATTATGAGACTGGGTTCAATTCCATGCCAAGGTTTCTTGAAACCATGCTGGAAGATTTCAGGAAACAAAGTGATTTCAATCTGATTGTTGCGCCCCATATCAAAATGTATCGACGCAGTTATGGTATTGCGCCCAGACTGCTGGAAATGAAACGCGGACCAAATATACTGATCGATACGCGGTCAAAAAACCTACTGGATATGACATATACGACTGCCGCAGATATTTATGTGGGTGACCTGAGTAGTCAGGTCTATGAATTCCTGATGCGGCCACGTCCTTGCGTGTTTCTCAATACCGCACAGGTTAAATGGCGCGACAACCCCTTCTTCCAACACTGGCAGTTAGGTGATGTGGTTGATGACCCGAAAGATCTTATGGCTGCAATAAAGGCAGCTCCATCGCGCCATTATCTTTACCGGAATTTACAAAAAGAAATGGCTGAACGTACGCTAGGCCAGATGGAGACAGGTGCATCACGGCGATGTGCCAAAATAATAATGGATTTCCTTCATAAAGAAAAATCTACATAAATATATATCTATTACTGTACAAAATCATGAAAATTATTTCTCATGAGTCCAATCGAAGTATTCCTCCATAGCGC
It includes:
- a CDS encoding A24 family peptidase: MGDKLLTAAAMVVMIIWSILARDSGVSVAGIGVAIWFPVSILLYRTLLRWLPVIGGIRGRPTAVVPQWTREITAGSLLTASLAIALLASMPPLAALADIIALNFACLAALLDRREGWLPNYILIPMLLTGLVVSMMRGNPNGAILGATAAWVVMSLALAFISISLRANFLSGGDITMAAACGAWVGIENISTFLLITAFLHWLFCIAMRHFRIQATRPVYLHGPDSAWVQPMGPSFALSLALTLLAQNMPHLSGWKYFIPGY
- a CDS encoding flagellar basal body protein translates to MLEALSSAAGSAHGGTDLFNLAERRLSWLESRESTLAGNVANANTPGYVPKDSAPFQGVLQTQMTMMLAQTEPGHMAGHVEGTRSSRSDGSTSPDKNEVTLEDELEKIASTNDDQLFATTVYTRYMSMFSTALGTSS
- the flgC gene encoding flagellar basal body rod protein FlgC; the encoded protein is MDFSNTLEVSADGMRAQSERLRIAAENLANKDTTGSTPGADPYRRKTVTFKESLDHASGTSTVKIKEIGHDNTPFETRYDPSHPAADSKGYVKVSNVNSMMEIMDTHEAQHSYEANLNTLQITRTMMTRTINLMK
- a CDS encoding flagellar biosynthesis regulator FlaF — encoded protein: MMIHPAMKAYQSIAQFSLTGREADAACFRMLIDELEAAASSPDQNVRRKALSKHQNLWSMIMKANTLDTGVVSLEDRELFVALADKAQKYGILATLHPQLSLSPLIQIAQDILEGLESAPAESEPVFGTDTMF
- a CDS encoding CDP-glycerol glycerophosphotransferase family protein, translated to MKVAFLYIAEAYQCYHGASIASELSHYPDIEIVIYYNDPACLPHLKALERGANTRNIKYKRLRRSPFITIAQSIKKAGLLKPHIMKYNAEELNQYDAIVAVEYTAAWLRDFGVTHPKLILNPHGFGDRKNPTDALMPDFDLVLVAGQRMAADFLKRKLIRPDGYAVTGYVKYDMCEGWHDQRKSLFPNKKPIVIYNPHYETGFNSMPRFLETMLEDFRKQSDFNLIVAPHIKMYRRSYGIAPRLLEMKRGPNILIDTRSKNLLDMTYTTAADIYVGDLSSQVYEFLMRPRPCVFLNTAQVKWRDNPFFQHWQLGDVVDDPKDLMAAIKAAPSRHYLYRNLQKEMAERTLGQMETGASRRCAKIIMDFLHKEKST